The DNA sequence TTATTAGAAAGTGATACCACATATCATGAAAAATAAGGTGTCGAAACAGAACAAGCAAATAAAACGCAATTGGGAGAAGTAGACAATATAAATTTCGTTTCGAAgttcataaataaaaaattaggtTTTCTATTTCGAGCACTCAGATCGGaagaaaatgaggaagaaggaaaggaaacATCTTCCTCAGTAGGTACAATGAatgttgaagaaaataaaatggtacCTAGTGTAGAGGAAAAAACTGCTACAAATGGAGATATGACAAGCGGAAAGAATATATCAGATAGCTTAGGAACGATAAAAGTTGCGATTTCTAA is a window from the Plasmodium cynomolgi strain B DNA, scaffold: 1025, whole genome shotgun sequence genome containing:
- a CDS encoding hypothetical protein (putative); protein product: MNVEENKMVPSVEEKTATNGDMTSGKNISDSLGTIKVAISNTLGFVESEPLIGISDGIGIKNYARNI